One window of Candidatus Limnocylindria bacterium genomic DNA carries:
- a CDS encoding DUF971 domain-containing protein: MSDVFHRATDWEIVAPTRVLRVTWDDGNVSEYPWEPLRRACMCAYCHGEGAYKGEVNEDTKFTDEQTTLKEVFPVGRYGLTPSWGDGHDTGIYTFKMLRRASGLE, translated from the coding sequence GTGAGCGATGTCTTCCACCGAGCGACCGACTGGGAGATCGTCGCGCCGACGCGCGTCCTGCGCGTCACATGGGACGACGGCAACGTGAGCGAGTACCCATGGGAGCCGCTTCGCCGCGCCTGCATGTGCGCGTACTGTCATGGGGAAGGCGCGTACAAGGGCGAGGTGAACGAGGACACGAAGTTCACCGACGAACAGACCACCTTGAAAGAAGTATTCCCCGTGGGTCGCTACGGTCTAACGCCGTCATGGGGCGACGGTCACGACACGGGCATCTACACGTTCAAGATGCTGCGACGCGCCTCGGGCCTCGAATGA